The following coding sequences are from one Leptolyngbya sp. NIES-3755 window:
- a CDS encoding biopolymer transport protein (similar to AA sequence:cyanobase_aa:LBDG_49780), protein MNNAIETLRAGGIVMIPLLLFSIAAIGLIIERSQFWSRIIKRQPKMMQRVLMLYQENNVGEAIAVLKKNIDLPAARILLSALSLDRPTPEQFRLAMQAEAQAETPGMKRFTNVFDMIVGLSPLFGLLGTVTGLIVSFASLNIGNVGGSQTAGVTGGISEALVSTATGLVVAIFNLFAVSIFRGFFTRQSALIQEYANRFELIYSRRYEDSPSRLHS, encoded by the coding sequence CCATTGCTGCTGTTTTCTATTGCAGCGATTGGTCTGATTATTGAGCGATCGCAGTTTTGGAGTCGGATTATCAAACGTCAGCCCAAAATGATGCAGCGCGTCTTGATGTTGTATCAAGAGAACAATGTTGGAGAAGCGATCGCGGTTTTGAAGAAGAACATTGATCTGCCTGCGGCGAGAATTTTGCTGTCGGCTTTGTCGCTCGATCGACCCACTCCTGAGCAGTTTCGATTAGCAATGCAAGCCGAAGCGCAAGCAGAAACACCAGGAATGAAGCGGTTTACGAATGTCTTTGACATGATTGTGGGACTGTCTCCGCTGTTTGGCTTATTGGGAACCGTCACCGGATTGATTGTTTCATTCGCCTCACTTAACATTGGTAATGTGGGCGGCAGTCAAACGGCGGGAGTCACAGGCGGGATTAGTGAAGCTTTAGTTTCAACCGCTACGGGATTAGTTGTCGCGATTTTCAACCTGTTCGCAGTCAGTATCTTTCGCGGTTTTTTCACTCGTCAGTCTGCCTTGATTCAGGAATACGCGAATCGGTTTGAACTGATTTACAGTCGGCGTTACGAAGATAGTCCATCTAGATTGCACTCCTAG
- a CDS encoding biopolymer transport protein ExbD/TolR (similar to AA sequence:cyanobase_aa:LBDG_49770), with protein sequence MLFPEENDAPPQINIVPMIDVVFALLTFFIVSTLFLTRSEGLPVNLPRAATAKTQQQTRIAVSVQPNGDIALNKRPVQLSELETGVRTLVQANQQAVVVINADEKVQHGEIVAVMDEIRKIEGVKMAIATKKK encoded by the coding sequence ATGCTATTTCCTGAAGAGAATGATGCGCCACCGCAGATTAATATTGTGCCGATGATCGATGTGGTGTTTGCGCTGCTGACCTTTTTCATCGTTTCGACTTTGTTCTTAACACGCTCTGAAGGATTGCCTGTGAATCTTCCACGAGCCGCAACAGCGAAGACGCAACAGCAAACGAGAATTGCAGTGAGTGTGCAACCCAATGGAGACATTGCCCTCAACAAACGCCCAGTTCAACTATCTGAGCTAGAAACTGGGGTGAGAACCTTAGTGCAGGCAAATCAGCAAGCAGTCGTAGTGATTAATGCGGATGAGAAAGTACAGCATGGTGAGATTGTGGCTGTGATGGATGAGATTCGCAAAATCGAAGGGGTGAAAATGGCGATCGCGACTAAGAAAAAATAG
- a CDS encoding hypothetical protein (similar to AA sequence:cyanobase_aa:Npun_F6435) yields MLSRFMISGMRNGAILAVVLSSIFGSRAIAAQTTSDVPTVRSSILQPDLRVPWSQPVRVLDPFEGEALAVFDQNYFSRSFRNRNAQVKVVSLWKPNSVRVLLAYSGRDCTIAQPPFPRYRRLYASKFGYYPFDDGFPESVCFTSGGTEKITGLSVKVGERVFQLENKNGQFPISSELAAALKTAPEQNVQLRATADNGEVVDSAIGQGTVRAWRSIY; encoded by the coding sequence ATGTTATCTCGCTTCATGATTTCTGGGATGCGGAACGGGGCAATCCTTGCGGTCGTGTTGTCCAGTATTTTTGGATCTCGTGCGATCGCGGCACAAACAACATCAGATGTTCCGACTGTACGATCGTCGATTTTGCAGCCTGATTTGCGAGTTCCTTGGTCACAACCTGTTCGAGTGCTTGATCCCTTTGAAGGGGAAGCATTGGCAGTGTTTGATCAGAACTATTTTTCTCGATCGTTTCGTAATCGCAATGCTCAAGTCAAAGTCGTGAGTCTATGGAAGCCCAATTCTGTTCGGGTGCTACTTGCCTACAGTGGTAGAGACTGTACGATCGCGCAACCCCCATTTCCACGGTATCGCCGCTTGTATGCCTCAAAGTTTGGCTATTATCCGTTTGACGATGGCTTTCCTGAGTCAGTTTGCTTTACCAGTGGGGGCACTGAGAAGATTACAGGGCTATCGGTCAAAGTGGGAGAGCGAGTTTTTCAACTCGAAAACAAAAACGGTCAGTTTCCGATTTCCTCAGAGCTTGCCGCAGCGCTAAAAACTGCACCAGAGCAAAATGTGCAATTGAGAGCAACAGCAGATAATGGCGAAGTCGTGGATAGCGCGATCGGACAAGGCACGGTTAGAGCTTGGAGAAGCATCTATTAG